A region of Diospyros lotus cultivar Yz01 chromosome 3, ASM1463336v1, whole genome shotgun sequence DNA encodes the following proteins:
- the LOC127797000 gene encoding zinc finger CCCH domain-containing protein 63-like, which produces MVMEGMEVLKMQKIILENGVFQEMQAVKEYDIVSGFSLLAKLNGHSDIVMGIALPSSSDKLYSENRDKTVCIWNYHTGQCVDAMDMSSKVCCLKSEGPWLFLGSKNVVKAWGIAKEGDHLEMINTYKEEHVLKLRRIENTQGKPIMLCLCNDNLVRLYD; this is translated from the exons ATGGTGATGGAGGGCATGGAGGTGCTGAAGATGCAGAAGATCATTCTCGAGAATGGTGTATTTCAAGAGATGCAAGCAGTGAAGGAGTATGATATTGTTAG TGGCTTCTCACTACTTGCAAAACTTAATGGACATAGCGACATTGTCATGGGCATCGCACTTCCTTCGAGCTCTGACAAGCTGTACTCCGAAAATAGGGACAAGACAGTGTGTATTTGGAACTACCACACAG GGCAATGTGTTGATGCGATGGACATGTCGAGCAAGGTTTGTTGTTTGAAGAGTGAAGGCCCTTGGCTATTTTTGGGCTCGAAGAATGTAGTCAAGGCTTGGGGGATCGCTAAGGAAGGAGATCACTTGGAGATGATCAACACTTACAAAGAAGAACATGTCCTTAAGCTTCGGCGCATTGAAAACACACAAGGCAAGCCCATCATGTTGTGCTTGTGTAACGACAACCTTGTTCGCTTGTATGACTAG